Proteins encoded in a region of the Thunnus thynnus chromosome 8, fThuThy2.1, whole genome shotgun sequence genome:
- the fam32a gene encoding protein FAM32A-like, which produces MSEYATAQKSALKFKGVGASSAAKKKKKKDKESKHRLEQVVTNQNDEEVKAKKAYVDKRTPAQMAFDKMQEKRQMERILNKASKTHKHRVEDFNRHLDTLTEHYDIPKVSWTK; this is translated from the exons ATGTCGGAGTACGCCACTGCCCAGAAGAGTGCCCTGAAATTTAAGGGTGTAGGAGCCTCTTCAGCTGCAAAAAA gaagaagaagaaggataaAGAGAGTAAGCATCGTTTGGAGCAGGTTGTGACCAATCAAAATGACGAGGAGGTGAAAGCCAAGAAAGCATATGTTGACAAAAGGACACCTGCACAAATGGCTTTTGACAAGATGCAAGAGAAGAGG CAAATGGAGAGGATTTTGAACAAAGCgtcaaagacacacaaacacagagttgAG gaCTTCAATCGCCATCTGGACACCCTGACAGAGCATTATGATATTCCCAAAGTCAGCTGGACCAAATGA